A genomic segment from Salvia splendens isolate huo1 chromosome 13, SspV2, whole genome shotgun sequence encodes:
- the LOC121761913 gene encoding uncharacterized protein LOC121761913 isoform X1, producing MNYFTHNQQQHDYDPSSQNQQSYDQFTNNPYSYSCPYPNPQFTTTIPPYSYQNPPVQPSQHQEQEPNPPGVTPPPPQVLQNSYYQYNPNGGGAAVPTAASQLGAMVHQPIVQPLYGTVGFMDGMVPRGDPQTQPDPKLNVSSYVFGVDGYVGGHSLPMNATTPYQDHSATTYAGIHLQGGPFQLLPQPSGEPHYGHRANVSGRTNRGRGRGKGSVQRKHAGAAPLPMVQSGASSVAPTQPLQGSAQLVSVSPAPKVVSCELCKIECNTLEVLQQHLIGKKHKKKLKVFEELQNLNKKVTSGQADQVPASAIQSNSEAVSMPNLVEGSGNQQPQQEVLPSQESNEESKAAGEKRKVEEVEHPEESAKKMRVDGHERVGRGLKHKLRGGKSNRMMRPSVRSNSLVQPPKPKEVTPLVCELCNAKCESLVVFQSHLAGKKHKSKAKRFMSQVEQELPQAQGPATMQGFGAYQVASAQPESLVAVSGGALFPATIAAEGTGNMGCPVTGSSVLYPSAEMVGVAAGFEQAVSCGTTLCGSSSEQNSLFVTQPPPN from the exons ATGAATTACTTCACGCACAACCAGCAACAGCATGATTACGATCCCTCTTCTCAGAACCAACAATCATACGATCAATTCACCAATAATCcttattcttattcatgtcCTTACCCGAACCCTCAATTCACCACTACCATTCCTCCATATTCATACCAGAATCCCCCCGTACAACCATCACAGCACCAAGAACAAGAGCCTAATCCACCTGGGGtaacgccgccgccgccacagGTTCTCCAGAATTCCTATTATCAGTACAACCCTAATGGCGGCGGCGCTGCTGTTCCGACTGCAGCCTCACAATTGGGGGCGATGGTTCATCAGCCG ATTGTGCAACCCTTGTACGGAACTGTAGGCTTTATGGATGGAATGGTTCCTAGAGGAGACCCCCAAACCCAACCTGATCCAAAACTAAATGTCTCGAGTTATGTATTTGGTGTTGATGGATACGTCGGAGGTCATTCTTTGCCTATGAATGCAACAACACCTTATCAGGACCATTCAGCAACTACTTATGCTGGAATACACTTGCAAGGAGGGCCTTTTCAACTCCTGCCACAGCCTTCTGGTGAGCCCCATTATGGTCATCGAGCAAACGTCTCAGGCCGGACAAATCGTGGTCGTGGACGCGGCAAAGGCTCTGTACAGCGGAAACATGCAGGAGCGGCGCCTCTGCCCATGGTACAGTCCGGTGCTTCAAGTGTTGCTCCAACACAGCCTTTGCAGGGTTCAGCTCAGTTGGTATCTGTTTCGCCAGCTCCAAAAGTCGTGTCGTGTGAACTCTGCAAGATTGAATGCAATACTCTTGAAGTTCTTCAACAGCACTTGATTGGTAAAAAGcataagaaaaaattgaaagtCTTTGAAGAATTACAAAACCTCAACAAAAAGGTGACTAGTGGACAAGCTGATCAGGTGCCTGCTTCTGCTATTCAATCGAACTCCGAAGCCGTTTCAATGCCTAACCTGGTTGAGGGGTCTGGCAATCAGCAACCTCAACAAGAAGTTTTACCTTCTCAAGAAAGTAATGAGGAAAGTAAAGCTGCAGGAGAGAAACGCAAGGTAGAAGAGGTGGAACATCCCGAAGAATCAGCCAAAAAGATGAGGGTGGATGGGCATGAACGCGTAGGACGTGGGCTCAAGCATAAACTAAGGGGTGGTAAGAGCAACAGAATGATGAGGCCTTCTGTTAGGTCAAACAGTTTGGTTCAGCCGCCTAAACCAAAAGAAGTTACACCCTTAGTTTGTGAATTGTGTAATGCGAAGTGTGAATCTCTCGTCGTTTTTCAAAGTCATTTGGCAGGAAAGAAGCACAAATCAAAAGCCAAGCGCTTCATGAGCCAAGTTGAACAAGAACTTCCCCAAGCTCAAGGACCAGCAACAATGCAAGGATTCGGTGCCTACCAGGTTGCATCTGCTCAACCAGAATCGCTTGTAGCAGTCTCCGGAGGAGCTTTATTTCCAGCGACTATTGCTGCAGAAGGAACAGGAAACATGGGATGTCCGGTTACTGGATCGAGTGTTCTTTATCCCAGTGCTGAAATGGTAGGCGTCGCTGCTGGTTTTGAGCAGGCAGTTTCATGTGGAACAACCTTATGCGGTTCTTCATCGGAGCAGAATTCGTTATTCGTAACACAGCCCCCTCCCAACTGA
- the LOC121761913 gene encoding zinc finger protein 385A-like isoform X2: MVIQIVQPLYGTVGFMDGMVPRGDPQTQPDPKLNVSSYVFGVDGYVGGHSLPMNATTPYQDHSATTYAGIHLQGGPFQLLPQPSGEPHYGHRANVSGRTNRGRGRGKGSVQRKHAGAAPLPMVQSGASSVAPTQPLQGSAQLVSVSPAPKVVSCELCKIECNTLEVLQQHLIGKKHKKKLKVFEELQNLNKKVTSGQADQVPASAIQSNSEAVSMPNLVEGSGNQQPQQEVLPSQESNEESKAAGEKRKVEEVEHPEESAKKMRVDGHERVGRGLKHKLRGGKSNRMMRPSVRSNSLVQPPKPKEVTPLVCELCNAKCESLVVFQSHLAGKKHKSKAKRFMSQVEQELPQAQGPATMQGFGAYQVASAQPESLVAVSGGALFPATIAAEGTGNMGCPVTGSSVLYPSAEMVGVAAGFEQAVSCGTTLCGSSSEQNSLFVTQPPPN; encoded by the coding sequence ATGGTTATACAGATTGTGCAACCCTTGTACGGAACTGTAGGCTTTATGGATGGAATGGTTCCTAGAGGAGACCCCCAAACCCAACCTGATCCAAAACTAAATGTCTCGAGTTATGTATTTGGTGTTGATGGATACGTCGGAGGTCATTCTTTGCCTATGAATGCAACAACACCTTATCAGGACCATTCAGCAACTACTTATGCTGGAATACACTTGCAAGGAGGGCCTTTTCAACTCCTGCCACAGCCTTCTGGTGAGCCCCATTATGGTCATCGAGCAAACGTCTCAGGCCGGACAAATCGTGGTCGTGGACGCGGCAAAGGCTCTGTACAGCGGAAACATGCAGGAGCGGCGCCTCTGCCCATGGTACAGTCCGGTGCTTCAAGTGTTGCTCCAACACAGCCTTTGCAGGGTTCAGCTCAGTTGGTATCTGTTTCGCCAGCTCCAAAAGTCGTGTCGTGTGAACTCTGCAAGATTGAATGCAATACTCTTGAAGTTCTTCAACAGCACTTGATTGGTAAAAAGcataagaaaaaattgaaagtCTTTGAAGAATTACAAAACCTCAACAAAAAGGTGACTAGTGGACAAGCTGATCAGGTGCCTGCTTCTGCTATTCAATCGAACTCCGAAGCCGTTTCAATGCCTAACCTGGTTGAGGGGTCTGGCAATCAGCAACCTCAACAAGAAGTTTTACCTTCTCAAGAAAGTAATGAGGAAAGTAAAGCTGCAGGAGAGAAACGCAAGGTAGAAGAGGTGGAACATCCCGAAGAATCAGCCAAAAAGATGAGGGTGGATGGGCATGAACGCGTAGGACGTGGGCTCAAGCATAAACTAAGGGGTGGTAAGAGCAACAGAATGATGAGGCCTTCTGTTAGGTCAAACAGTTTGGTTCAGCCGCCTAAACCAAAAGAAGTTACACCCTTAGTTTGTGAATTGTGTAATGCGAAGTGTGAATCTCTCGTCGTTTTTCAAAGTCATTTGGCAGGAAAGAAGCACAAATCAAAAGCCAAGCGCTTCATGAGCCAAGTTGAACAAGAACTTCCCCAAGCTCAAGGACCAGCAACAATGCAAGGATTCGGTGCCTACCAGGTTGCATCTGCTCAACCAGAATCGCTTGTAGCAGTCTCCGGAGGAGCTTTATTTCCAGCGACTATTGCTGCAGAAGGAACAGGAAACATGGGATGTCCGGTTACTGGATCGAGTGTTCTTTATCCCAGTGCTGAAATGGTAGGCGTCGCTGCTGGTTTTGAGCAGGCAGTTTCATGTGGAACAACCTTATGCGGTTCTTCATCGGAGCAGAATTCGTTATTCGTAACACAGCCCCCTCCCAACTGA
- the LOC121761911 gene encoding uncharacterized protein LOC121761911 yields MSSREKLLDSLTAHISLYHSKNAGGSPNSNPSIRSTVLRWFSSLSVHQRRAHLTILDVNFVAILIQMEEKLHSSGCGRFIILPDLPQNDGSSLPTLCYRKSEGLLLRSSDSNGAEREIHGSLELFSSREGEKGGEGGGFGRLDAVCLSEVLVEDVSRFVDVMDEITHGEFLRGGEEGEMAADWLELAWLKAKGYYSLEEFVVNRMEVSLRLAWLNSNSGKKRGAKLKERLIAAGVAANVFWRKKGCVDWWEKLDDSVKKKVYSTYLGKAARSMTADMVKGKVSFSDDKMWLYDGSNKHLLRCDSDSLGKRNIATSRRIFSKVRFKAKPAEDSGDLSALCQIFNSLCILQVISTLLSAAQFDGYQKEKLFFSSLDCINSISDIIIRKLRELLMVISLDCTKIELLGEENMDSRTKKVNEKHVSNNRKKKGKNHNKKLNPVPRPSQDNSKPITPAKGRVAGKLCISHEDIRQSDKYDSEVPEKDPAHENHLTVHPMEPVKGINNGKVQNASRKSRKERKKRKSCGSNGPEVDNCQSRSIKVTSTRIDRPDANSSLSNSLGTDILGQHVGSCYSTKTDTHLCLSNNQNVGVVNDGATRPITKPGSMDGNLDSGATTVEAVVKCNDSMSSNVIDHVNYAVCDSGRQMKGSEPEGKMSQGTEQESLGLLRVRAINSPAYTSYEWPSTAPIHPSTSAHHPGAADRLHLDVDHNLRSHFHHSFVQTLQLRNSPTDGAYNGIIPRPLPMSLDCPPMVRGVNRLVPSSTCNYDSDFISRRQSSFRQSIAAHSVQSGAATSEDERTVSSEMMELPDVPNSLELTDEHDKNWMSEEELETHAIGLGGMDYNQYFGGGVMYWNPSDHPRTSFSRPPSLCSDDSSWAWREADMNKDVDDMVAFSSSYSANGLTSPSAGSFCSPFDPLGPGPLNYVMPGSEISSKVLHSSSTMTDIGVEESVSGSVSNISGDGDVTTVDSLPYPILRPIIIPSMPRERSRSEFKRSYDHKSPCVPQNRRDQPRIKRPPSPVVLCVPRAPHPPPPSPVGDSRKHRGFPTVRSGSSSPRHWGVKGWFHDGINFEETIMPMEGSEVIWPSWRNKGLPSRQITQPLAGTLLQDRLIAISQLARDQEHPDVTFPLQPPESQNNSPHKASLPLVHDILHDEINSFCKQVSAENFIRKPYINWAVKRVARSLQVLWPRSRTSVYGSNATGLSLPSSDVDLVVGLPPVRNLEPIKEAGILEGRNGIKETCLQHAARYLANQEWVKSDSLKIVENTAIPIIMLVVEVPSDLFSTPSNVQTPPKEETVQVPSDNGKAIQNDAENTESTASLNWSKIGNGSNDEFKSVRLDISFKSSTHTGLQTTGLVKDLTERFPAVTPLALVLKQFLADRSLDQSYSGGLSSYCLILLITRFLQHEHHHGRPINQNYGSLLMDFLYFFGNVFDPRQMRISVQGSGVYLNRERGCNIDPLCIDDPLFLTNNVGRNCFRIHQCIKAFADAYAMLETILTCLDNDGIDAKTTSKLLPKLIPSIGHLVGT; encoded by the exons ATGAGTTCGCGAGAGAAGCTTCTGGACTCTCTCACCGCTCACATCTCTCTCTACCACTCCAAAAACGCTGGAGGCAGCCCCAATTCGAATCCTAGCATCCGATCAACCGTACTCCGATGGTTCTCTTCGCTGTCGGTGCACCAGCGCCGCGCGCACCTAACAATTCTCGACGTGAACTTCGTTGCGATCCTCATCCAGATGGAGGAGAAGCTCCACTCCAGCGGCTGCGGCCGATTCATCATCCTCCCCGACCTCCCGCAAAATGACGGTTCTTCCCTCCCCACGCTGTGTTACCGGAAATCCGAGGGTTTGCTGTTGCGATCCTCTGACTCCAACGGCGCGGAGCGCGAGATTCACGGCTCGCTAGAGCTGTTCAGCTCGAGGGAGGGCGAGAAGGGTGGGGAAGGGGGCGGATTTGGCCGTCTCGATGCGGTGTGTTTGAGTGAGGTTTTGGTGGAGGATGTGAGTAGATTTGTGGATGTTATGGATGAGATTACGCACGGGGAGTTTCTGAGGGGGGGAGAGGAGGGTGAGATGGCGGCTGATTGGTTAGAGCTCGCATGGCTCAAGGCAAAGGGGTATTATAGTTTGGAGGAGTTTGTTGTGAATAGGATGGAGGTGTCGTTGAGGTTGGCATGGTTGAATAGTAATAGTGGGAAGAAAAGAGGGGCGAAGTTGAAGGAGAGGTTGATTGCTGCTGGTGTTGCAGCGAATGTGTTCTGGCGGAAGAAAGGATGTGTCGATTGGTGGGAGAAGTTGGATGATTCTGTGAAGAAGAAGGTGTACTCTACATACTTGGGGAAAGCTGCACGCTCAATG ACAGCTGATATGGTGAAGGGGAAAGTTAGCTTCTCAGATGATAAAATGTGGTTATATGATGGTAGCAATAAGCACTTACTGAGATGTGATTCTGATTCATTGGGTAAACGAAATATTGCAACAAGCAGGAGgatattttcaaaagttagATTTAAAGCCAAGCCTGCAGAAGATTCGGGGGATCTCTCTGCACTGTGTCAAATTTTCAATAGTTTGTGCATTCTTCAGGTTATTTCTACTTTGTTATCTGCAGCTCAGTTTGATGGTTACCAGAAAGAGAAACTTTTTTTCAGCTCCCTGGACTGTATAAATAGTATTTCGGACATCATAATTAGGAAATTGCGGGAGTTACTCATGGTTATTTCACTTGATTGTACAAAAATTGAGTTACTCGGAGAGGAAAATATGGATTCTCGAACAAAGAAAGTAAATGAGAAACATGTTTCCAACAATCGTAAGAAGAAAGGGAAGAACCACAATAAAAAGTTGAATCCTGTTCCAAGACCTTCTCAAGATAATTCAAAACCAATAACGCCGGCTAAG GGTAGAGTAGCTGGGAAGTTATGTATCAGCCATGAAGATATTAGACAGTCGGACAAGTATGACAGTGAAGTTCCAGAAAAGGATCCAGCACATGAGAATCACTTAACAGTGCATCCAATG GAACCTGTAAAAGGAATAAATAATGGAAAAGTCCAAAATGCTTCCAGAAAGAGtaggaaagaaagaaaaaagcgTAAAAGCTGTGGCTCCAATGGTCCAGAGGTTGATAATTGTCAATCAAGATCCATTAAAGTTACCTCTACCCGG ATTGACAGGCCTGATGCAAACTCAAGTCTTTCTAATAGTTTAGGCACAGATATCCTTGGGCAACATGTGGGGAGTTGTTATTCTACTAAAACTGATACTCATCTCTGCTTGAGTAACAATCAAAACGTGGGTGTAGTGAATGATGGTGCCACAAGGCCCATAACTAAACCTGGCTCCATGGATGGGAATCTGGATTCTGGTGCTACGACTGTTGAGGCTGTGGTCAAGTGTAATGACAGTATGTCCTCAAATGTGATTGACCATGTAAATTATGCAGTGTGTGATTCAGGGAGACAGATGAAAGGTAGTGAACCAGAGGGGAAAATGTCTCAGGGTACGGAGCAAGAAAGTCTAGGTCTCCTTAGAGTTCGGGCCATAAATTCACCTGCATACACTTCTTATGAGTGGCCAAGTACAGCTCCAATCCATCCTTCAACAAGTGCACATCACCCTGGTGCCGCTGATAGATTGCATCTTGATGTTGATCACAATCTACGGAGTCATTTCCACCATTCTTTTGTACAAACTTTACAATTAAGAAATTCTCCTACCGATGGGGCATATAATGGAATTATTCCCAGACCTCTGCCAATGAGTTTAGATTGCCCCCCCATGGTGCGCGGCGTTAATAGGCTAGTCCCATCAAGTACTTGCAATTATGATTCTGATTTCATTTCAAGACGGCAGTCTTCATTTCGGCAAAGCATTGCAGCTCACAGTGTGCAGTCTGGTGCAGCGACTTCTGAGGATGAAAGGACCGTTTCTAGTGAAATGATGGAATTACCTGATGTCCCAAATTCACTGGAACTGACAGACGAGCATGATAAGAACTGGATGTCTGAGGAAGAGTTAGAGACTCATGCAATTGGACTTGGAGGGATGGATTACAATCAGTACTTTGGTGGTGGTGTGATGTATTGGAACCCTTCTGATCACCCAAGGACCAGTTTCTCTCGCCCCCCTTCTCTCTGTTCGGATGATAGCTCTTGGGCTTGGAGAGAAGCAGATATGAACAAGGATGTTGATGATATGGTTGCTTTCTCCTCCTCTTACAGTGCAAATGGCTTGACCTCTCCATCTGCTGGTTCCTTTTGCTCTCCATTTGATCCTTTGGGACCAGGACCTCTTAATTACGTTATGCCTGGAAGTGAAATTAGCAGCAAGGTTCTTCATTCTTCCTCAACCATGACAGATATTGGTGTAGAAGAGAGTGTATCTGGATCCGTCTCCAATATTTCAGGTGATGGAGATGTAACGACTGTGGACTCACTCCCCTACCCCATTTTGAGACCTATAATCATCCCTAGTATGCCGAGGGAAAGATCAAGATCAGAGTTTAAGCGTAGTTATGATCATAAAAGTCCCTGTGTTCCTCAAAACAGACGGGATCAACCTCGGATTAAGAGACCCCCTTCTCCTGTAGTCCTCTGTGTACCACGTGCTCCCCATCCACCTCCACCTTCCCCTGTTGGTGACTCCAGAAAACATAGGGGATTCCCTACTGTTAGATCTGGTAGCTCAAGCCCAAGGCACTGGGGTGTTAAAGGTTGGTTCCATGATGGAATCAATTTTGAGGAAACTATTATGCCCATGGAAGGGAGTGAAGTAATTTGGCCTTCTTGGAGGAACAAAGGCCTTCCATCCCGTCAAATTACGCAGCCTTTAGCAGGAACATTGCTTCAAGACCGACTTATTGCAATTTCCCAGTTAGCCCGTGATCAAGAACAC CCAGATGTTACATTTCCTCTGCAACCTCCTGAATCGCAAAACAATTCTCCTCACAAGGCTTCTCTACCTCTGGTCCATGATATTCTGCATGATGAAATCAACTCTTTCTGCAAGCAG GTTTCTGCAGAGAACTTCATCCGGAAGCCTTATATTAATTGGGCTGTTAAGCGCGTTGCACGATCCCTTCAAGTCTTATGGCCTCGTTCCAGAACAAGCGTTTATGGCTCAAATGCAACTGGTTTATCTCTGCCATCTAGCGATGTGGACCTTGTGGTTGGTCTGCCTCCTGTGAGGAACTTG GAACCTATCAAAGAAGCTGGAATTTTAGAGGGACGTAATGGCATCAAAGAAACATGCCTTCAG CATGCTGCCAGGTATCTTGCAAACCAGGAGTGGGTCAAAAGTGATTCTCTCAAGATTGTGGAAAACACTGCT ATACCTATCATCATGCTTGTGGTGGAAGTTCCTTCTGATCTTTTCTCTACTCCGTCAAATGTACAAACCCCCCCAAAGGAAGAAACAGTTCAGGTACCTTCTGACAATGGCAAAGCTATTCAGAATGATGCAGAAAACACGGAGTCTACTGCCTCTCTTAATTGGAGTAAGATAGGAAATGGCAGTAATGATGAATTCAAATCTGTTCGTCTTGACATTAGTTTCAAGTCTTCTACACACACTGGACTTCAGACAACTGGACTG GTTAAAGATCTTACAGAGCGGTTTCCTGCTGTAACACCTCTTGCTTTGGTGCTAAAACAGTTCCTCGCTGATCGTAGCCTGGATCAATCTTATTCAGGTGGTTTAAGCTCATACTGCCTG ATATTATTGATCACGCGGTTTTTGCAGCATGAGCATCATCATGGCCGACCAATTAATCAA